TCCTGGGGTTCGGACTGCGCCTCTGGGGCCTTTCATCCCAGCCTATCTGGTGGGATGAGGCCCGCAACATAGTGGTAGCTTCCAGACCTCTGAGAGAGATCCCCACCTCAGGGGAGCTGGATATACATCCTCCCCTTTATTTCTTCCTTCTCCATTTCTGGATGAGCATTGGAGGTTGGCAATCCCCGTACAGTGCCATAACCCTGGATGAAAGCGGCATCCCTCACGACCAGGCTTTTGCCTTTTTCCTGCGCTTTCTATCTGTCATCTTCGGTACCCTCAGCTTACCCCTTTGCTTCACTTTGGGTAAAGAGCTTGGGGGGCAGACCTTAGCACTGGTGGCCACAATCGCTTTATCCTTAGCTCCCTTCTGGCTTCTGGAAGCTCAGCAGATAAGGATGTATACCGTCATGCTGGTTTTCCTTTTGGCTTCCGGAGCCATGCTTTGGAAAGGGGTGCGGGAAGAAAAGGCCTGGCCGTTTGCAGCCTTCGGAATTTCCGCCGCCTTGAGCCTTCTGACTCATTATTCGGCTTTCTGGGTTCTTGTGGGATGGGGGATTTTCCTGGCTCCGTGGGCCTTGAGGAGAGGGCTCAGAGGCCTTTCCCTGGCAGGCCTTGCCCTGGTTGCAACTATAGTGATCTTCTCACCTCAGCTTCCCAGAGCTCTGAGCCAGACCCTGGGCTATGCTAACCCTAACTTGACTGTTCCGGCTTTCTCTTCCTTTTTGAGGGAGCTTCTTGGAGCTCTGGGAGCTCACCCAGAAATCGCTGGAACCCTGGCCGCAGCAGGGGCTTTTGGCCTTCTGCTTTCCGGCTTGCGGAGGGAAGCCCTATTCCTTCTGAGCTGGCTTATGGTATCAACCGTCCTCTATTACACTTCTTTTTTCCAGAAAGGCGGAGCCTTTGAGCCCCGCTACATAGCTGGAATTTCCCCAGCCCTTTACCTTCTAATAGGAGCTATTTCCCGGTATCACCAGAAAGCCGGCTGGGCTCTCGGGCTTACAATAGCGGGCCTTTTCCTCAGGGGCTTCTTGAAAGAAACTCGTGCTCCCTCTTTCATCCGTGAAGATTCACGAGCCCTTGCCTCTTACCTCTATTCCTGCACTTCCCCCGCTGATGTTATAATCACCGATGCTCCCTTTCCCCTGAACCTTTACTGGCCAGGCTTTAGCCCAGACCAGAAGGGGTTTGCGCGCGCCCATTACCTCTTTGCCGACCTCTATACGCTGCCCGAGACTCTCTCAAAGATAACGGAAGGGAAAAAGCATGCAGTTTTGATCCACTGGTTCAAATCCGATGCTGACCCCCGAGGATTGGTGAAGTTGCTTCTGGACAAACACGGAGAGCTTCTGGAAGAAGTTTCCTTCACCGGCTATCAGGTCTGGCGATACCGCCTTCCGGAAGGTAAAATCCCCTTTACCCTTACTCCTTCACCGGAAGAAGTAGAGGTCAAATTCGGCGATGGCCTTACCCTTGAGCGGGCCGATTGGGGTGGCAGGGAGCCGAATCCTGTTTCCCTCTCGCCAGACCTGGTATCTGCGGCGCCGGGCCACAAAATCTGGGTGGCCCTTTACTGGCACCTTTCTCACCCCACCCGTGAGCCCCTTAAGGTGGCAGGTTACCTCCGAGATGAGAGGGGCTTGACCCTAAGCCAGGATGACCGCTGGCTCCTCAACGACCGCCACCTCCGAACTCCTTTCTGGGGAAGTGGGAACCAAAGCTGGGTTTTCCTCTCCATTCCCGTCCCCCCTGGAACGCTACCAGGCCGATATTGGCTTTACATCGCCGTTTATGAGGAGAACTCCGGCCAGAGGCTTCCCATCCTGGATCAGGCTGGCAATCCGGCAGGGACGGAACTTAAGCTGGGGGAAGTGGAGATTTTGAAACCCCTAAGACCCTTTCTGCCTTCCGAGCTCAAAATCCCCTTCCCCCTGCGGGCTGAGTGGGGAAACATTGCTTTCCTTGGGCATGGGGGAATCCCTTCGGAGCTTGCTCCTGGCCAGCCTCTTCTCTTCAAGTCCTTCTGGGAAGCTCTGGTGTCAGTAGGTTCAGGTTCTGTTGAATTCACCTTGCTGGATGAAAGGGGTAATCCCGCAGTCCGTTGGGAAAAGGCTCTGAGGGGCGCAGCCGGGAGCGAGGGGGCCTGGTGGGAATGGATTGAGCTTCAGATCCCCCCCGATATTTCTCCCGGAAGGTACAGGTTAGCTCTAGGCGAAAAAGTTTTCCTCGGTGAAATCACCATAAAGGGGAGGCCGCACCTCTTTTCCCCTCCTTCTATCTTAAACCCTTTAGAAATCGCCTTTGGTCAGGGCATTGTGCTTAGAGGTTACGAAATTCACTGGCACAGCGGCAGCGTGAAGGTAACCCTGCTCTGGCAGTGTCGGGAGCGAATTGCAGAATCTTACACTGTTTTCACCCACATCCTGGATGCAGAGGGCCGCTACCTGGCCGGCCATGATTCCCCACCTGATGGAGGAAAGGCTCCAACGAATTCCTGGCTTCCGGGTGAGTTTATACTGGATGTGCACGAGATTCCTCTGCCTTCCGGATTTAAGGACGGCCGCTATTTCCTTGAAGTTGGGCTTTATGACTCCTCAGAGGAAGGGCTCCCCAGGCTCCATACACTGGACGGCAAGGATTCGGTTCTTTTACCCCTGAACCCCTGAGCGTTAGCTATGTCCACCAGGGCCAGGATTCCGCCGCAGACCAGGGAGTGCCCGCCCAGAAGCACCGGGATCGGCACTTCTCTGGCTGCGAGGGTGAAGGCCTTCAGCCTTGGCTCCTGAATTTTTTCCGCCAGCAAGAGGTCTGAGGCGAACCTTTCCTCATCGGACGGCCATATACCCCAGTGGGCCATAAGGACCCTTGTATCAAGGATGGCGGCCTGAGCCATTTCCGTCAGCTTCTGGAAAAACCCTTTAGGCCCGATGGCTTCTACCAGGTAGCCCAGGAAGGAGCGCACTTCCCCGCGGCTCAGCCTTCCGCTGGAGCGCATCCCTCGTTCTTCGCTCAGAACCCTTGTCCGGCAGAGGGTTCCTTTCTCCAGCCTTTCCCAGGCGTAGCTCGGGACCCGCCCTGCTGCTAAGATAAAAGCGTTCTCGTCCTTCAGGACCTCCACAACTCGATGTATAACCTCAACGCTGAAGGGCAGCTCTTTCAAAAAGGAGGCGAGTTTACCTTCAAGGCCGGGGTAAGCTTTGAGGATGATAAGGTCTGATGGTGTATCAATATCAAAAGCCGTAGCTGTGGAAGGAGGTGGTATCAGGGGTTTCAGGCCAGCCTCATCCCAGAGCCTCCAGGCCAGGTCGTTGTCAGAAGAGGGTGGGGAGATTCTCTCCAGAGCTTCGGCGGGGGAAAAACCTACCCAATCGCTGGAAAAGAGGTTGTTGGCTACTACAACGCTTTCCCCCATCAGGGCAGAACCTATCTCCGATAGGAACACTGGGGGGAGCAGGGGTATGGAGCCAGCCCCGGTGTAAAAGACTCTCCTGAGCCTGTATCGTGACACGATTCCGAAGAGCCTTTTTCCGAAGTGAAAATCCTCCTGGTCCAGGTCTACTGTAACCTTCATTTCCTGGAATACTTCTGCTGCCTCTGGCCAGTTTGTGGCTACGATAATGGGGTCAAAGCAATTCGCCTTTATAGCTTTCTCCACTGCATCCACTGCTGCGGCCAGGCGGGCTCTCGAGAGGATCTGGCTTATATTCCCCTGGCCCTTTTTAGCCACCATGATGACGAAGCCTATTGCCACCTTTTTCCCCCTTTAAAGTTAAAAGCCAGAAGAGAACAGAAGTAATGGCCCACAGGAGGAGCAGGGCCAGAAGCTTATAGAGCCGGGATGGGAGCACGAAGACCAGGATGCCGAAGAAAAGGCTTACGCCGTAGTAGGCCAGCACGATTTGCCTCTGGGAAAAACCGAGGTCATAGAGGCGGTGGTGGAGGTGGCGCCTGTCGGCCTGGAATATGGAACTTCTGGAGCGTAGCCGCTGAAATATTATCCAGGCTACGTCCATTATGGGCACACCCATAACCAGGAGGATTGTGGCCACTTTAGCCCCAGCCACGATGGATAGGGTCCCCAGGGCATAGCCCAGGAAGAAGGCACCGCAGCTGCCCATGAAAACGCGGGCGGGGTGGAAATTGTAGGGCAGAAATCCAAGGGTTGAACCCAGGAGGGCTAAGGGCAGGGGAACCACACTCAATTGCCCTTCCCTCCACATATGTAGGGCCAGGACGGCCGAAGTTATAGCTCCCACTCCGGTGGCAAGCCCATCAAGCCCGTCCAGGAAATTAACGGTGTTGATCATCCCGGAAATCCAGAAGATAGTGAAAGCTATTACCAGGGGGAAGGGGAAAATTACCAGCTGGTTGGTAAAGGGGTTCATAACCCTTTCAATAAAGACCAGAAAAGCGATGGCGATGAGGGAAACCGCGAGCTGGCTCAGAAGCTGGAAAGGCGGCTTAAGGTTAAACTTATCGTCCAGTAGCCCTATCAGGAAAATAAAGAGCGAACCCAGCATAACCCCGGTAAGCCTGGTAAGCTCTTTTGGATCATTTCGGGGTGGAAGCATGGAAGCGGGTAAAATGAGGGTCAGGGTTACGGCCAGAGCGAAGGAAAGGAAAAGAGCTATGCCTCCAAGGCGCGACTTGATTCCTGAGTGGGCTTTCCTTCCACCTGGAACATCCACCGCCCCCACTTTGAACCCAAGCGGTATGGTGAGGGGGGTCAGGAGGAAGGAGATAAGGAATGCGGTCCCGAAAACTATAGGGAAAGAAATCACCTTTTCAACCTCCTCATCATCTCACTTAAAAGCCAGTGCAGGGCCAAGCAGTAAAAAAAGTTGCGGGAAAAGAGGAAAACCACTCCCGTCGCCACTGCCAGGCTGCCGAGATAGAAAAGGGTGGAGGGCTTCAATTTCTCCCGGAAAGACAGGAATCCCTCCCCCAAGGCGAGAACCCAGCCAATTAGTGTTCCTGCAGGGAGGCCTAGGAGGGTTATGGCGAAGGCCCGGTAAAAGGCCCAGTGGAGCTGAAGGTAAAAAGCCTGTTTAAAAGTGACCAAAGCCAGGCCCGGGTCAGCCCCTTCCGGATCAATCCGGCCGCGAATGAGCCCTATAACCAGCAGGAGCGAGGCGAAGAAAATAGCTGCCTGGATTGAAGGCCCTATTCCCCCAAGCCAGTCAAGGTGGGTAAAGCCCATAAAGCGAGGCAGAATCGCTCCCCTGATAAGAGCGATGGCTGGTATACCCATGAAATATAGCCCGAAAGCTATCTCTTGGAGGACTTCGGCCCATAGTGCTTCTGGCTTCTTAGCTGCCCAGAGAGGCGCAAGGTAATTGGACCATAACCCATAAAGGGCCAGAGAGAGAGCCACCCACAGCCCGGCTTCCAGACGGTAATCCATTGTTTCCCTCCCTCATCCCTACAGGCCCGGGTTAAAAGTGAGAGAAACCACACCTAAATTATAGGTGTGAAAATCTATTTTGCCAAAGGTTCTCCCGGGCAGAACTTTTGGTGAACCCGTAAAGGTGGTAAAATATATGGGGCAGCTCAAATGGACCACTCACATAAGCGCAATGAGTTAGCGATTCTGATACTGCTTTTTATAAGCCTGCGGTTTTTCGCCCTGATGCTCCTCCGGCCCGGGGGCTTCATCACTGACTTTTCCGATTTCCACGTCAGTTTTTTGCCTTTCGCCCAGTGGAGCCGCTATGGACTTTACCCTTACCAGGACTTTTGGATGGAATATCCTCCGCTTCTACCGTGGATGGTGGTGGCGGTGTATAAAGCAAGCCTGCTGCTGCCCCCTTGGGACGACCCCCGCCTCTGGTTTAACACTTTAATAGGCCTGTCGGTTCTTTTGTTTGACACGGGCAACCTGGTCCTCATTTACCTTATGGGCTACAAGCTGTGGGGATGGGAAAAAGGTCGCTTGACGGGGTGGATCTATTTGGGCCTTTTTGCCACTTTTTACACAGCGTTGGGCTGGCTTGATAATATCCCCCTGTTTTTCGTACTTTTGAGCCTTTACCTCTGGATTGGACCATCCCCGAAACTGGGGCTTATAAGAGCTCTGCTTTCAGGGGCGAGCCTGGGGATGGGGTTCATGTTCAAAGTTGTCCCTGCTCTACTCTTGCCGCTGGGGTTCAGAGCCCTGAAGAAAAGGGAATTTGTCCTCTGTCTGGCAGGTTTCTCTATCGTTGCAGGCGTGCTCGCTGTGCCTTTTGTGGTCCTCAATCCGGATATGTTTATCACTTCCTTCCGGGCAATGATGGGTAGAAGCCCATGGGAGACGGTGTGGGCTATCATGAATGGCTATTATTCCTACGGGGTCATAGCTGGAGACCGTTTCTCAACTCCTGAATCTTTCGCTGTATACCCATCGCGTATTCCCGGTTTACTCCCTCTCCTGCTGTGGGGATTGATATATTTCTGGCTAATTTTGCGCCTCCGCCATCAGGGCGAACCCTCTCGTCTTGTCACCTCTGCTTCTTTAGTCTTCTTCTCCTACGAAGCCCTTACCACAGGTTATAGCCCTCAACACATTGTCTACTTCCTGCCTTTCCTCATCCTTCTGATGCCCAACCCCATAGGGGTGGCAGGAGCCATCAGTTTTACGTTGATCAACCTTTTTGAGGCAGTCGGTTACTTCATAATATTTCCCGAAGAGCGCTGGCTCCTGCTGATGGCAGTGCTTCTGCGCACGCTGGGGTTACTTATCTTGGCAGGCATTTGTTTCCTGAAGATCACGGAGCGCCATCTAAAATTCGGACAATGGGCGCTAAAGGCGTGGATTTCCCTTGTAGTTCTTTGCTTGGCGGTGGCAATTGTCCCTCTGGGCAAAGAATACTTTCAAAACCGCCTGGCGAAAACACCGTGCGCCGGCCTTCAGGATAAACTTCAGAGCTACGAAGCAGGAATCAACGTTGTTTTCCTCAGGGGTTCCCTCTACGACTCCCTCTACCCTTACCTCGGACGCAAATTGCGGGCCGTTCTGCTCCCTGAATCGGCCCTGGCCTCAAGTTCTCTGGAGGAAGAAAGGCTGGCTTTCTTTGAGCGGGTAGGCATAAGGGAGAAGTTTTTGGTCATCGTTAACCAGTCGGACCCTTTTGAGGTGGAAGCTCTCAACTGGTTGGAGAAAACCTTCGGGAATGGACTCAGGGTTTCAGAAGCGGGAAGCTGTGTGCTTATGGAATTTGACCGGGAATAGGGCTGGCGCGGTTTTTCTTTTCCTCCTGGCTTTATACATCCTAACCACCGGGCAGACCATCCTCTCAGCCAATGGCTGGGCGATGTTCGCTACCGCTGAAAACCTGGTCCGGCGGGGGTCTATTGACATGGATCAGCTGCTGTGGATGGGCCTCCAGCAGGGTACGCCGGGCCGGGATGGCCACCTTTATTCCCGCAAGCCCCCCGCCCTTTCCCTGCTCTCAATCCCACTGGTATGGCTTGGCCTGGAGCTTCCTGGGCTCAGCCCTGTAAGAACTGTCCTCCTTTTCAATGCTTTTGTTATTTCCATTTCCTGCGGGCTCCTTTACACCCTTTGCCGAAAACTCGGCTATGGGGATTTTGAGGCTCTGGCCGTTTCCCTTGCGGCGGGAATGGCCACCCCTCTCTGGCCATATGCTAAAACTTTTTTCTCGGAACCTCTCGCCAGTCTCGGATTGCTGGGAGCCGTGCTTTCCCTATTTTGCCTGAGAGATTCCAGACGGTTTACCCATTCTTTACTGGCAGGCGTTTCCCTTGGAGTAGTTTTGCTATCAAAATACAGTTTCGCCTTCTTCTTCCCCCTTTTTGCTTGGTTGAAATTGCGGTTTGAATCGGAGACCAGCCCCGCCAGGCGCCTTGTGAGCTGGGCGATTTTCCTGGCCCCCCAGGCCTTAGCTCTGATCTTTTTAGCTATCTGGAACTGGCTTCGGTATGAAGACTTTTTCGATACCGGTTACCTTCCCCAGGAGAGCTTTTCCGCTGTGTGGTGGCAAGGCATACTGGGGCTTACCCTCAGCCCCGGAAAAGGGCTTGTATGGTATGCTCCTTTGCTTCTCCTTTTGCCCCTTGTGGTATTGCAATTTCACCGCCGCCACCGCGAAATCTCCTTCCTGATCGCCACCCTTTCAGTGGGCAGCATTTTGCTCTTTGGGAAATGGTTCATGTGGCACAGTGGCGACTGCTGGGGCCCAAGGTTTCTAATCCCCCTGCTGCCCTTGCTGATGCTTCCCCTCGCTGAAGCCTTCCGAAACCTTCGCCTGCGTCCCATAGCTTTTGTTCTGAGCTTTGGGGGCATTGTAATCCAGTTGCCAGGAATATTTGTCCCATTTGGTCTTTACCGGGAACTTACGGAAGCAAAGGGAATACCCCTCTACGCCCCTGAAACTTTCTTTAATCCCATCCTGTCCCCGTTGATTCTGAGCTGGTCCTTCTTGAAGCCGGAGAACTTCAATTTTATCTGGAAAACAGGGGGAGAGGTTGACTTTCTTTCCCTTGCTCTTCTGTTATTAGTCTGGGGCTTGACTTGGTGGCTTTTCCTCAGGAACACCACCGTAAAGGGGCAGGCAGCTATTTTGCTCGCCATTCTTCTGGCTGCATGCCTGGTTATAGCCCGGGCTGGCAACAAAGATGTCCCCGAGCCTTTGAGGGAAATGCTCAGCTGGTTAGCCCGCCAGGAAAAAGAGGGGCAAGCCATTATTAACCCTCAGCCCCTATGGAGTCCCCATGTTAGTGGCGCTTACCGCGGGCGCCTGCCCGTGTATGGCCTTGAGGACGGACATATTGACCCACCGCCGGAAACGGCGAACTGGCTCGGTAAACTTATGGATTGGTATGAAGGGTTGTGGCTGCTTCCTGCCCCATCCCCGCCGGAAATGAGCGGCATAGAGCGCGTGCTCATGGCTTTCGGTTACAGGGTCAGGGAGGAAAACTTCTCGGGCTTACGGCTGGCTCTTTATCTTTTCCCCAAAGCCGGTATGCACGAGGTGGAAACTAATTTGACTTTTGATGGAGTTCTCCTCGAGGGATACGCCTTCTCGCCCTTCCCTCCGGCAGAAGGTTTCTTGCTCGTTGAGTTAAGGTGGCGCGCCCTCTCCAGACCCGCCCATGACTACCTGGTAATTCTCTCCCTGGTGGATGATAAAAATCAGAAGTGGCTGAGCAAAGCAGGGGTTCCTGCCCTCTGGACACGCCCCACTTCTTCCTGGCAGCCAGGGGAGCGCATCATTGACCGCCACGGCTTCGTCATCCCGGAGGGGCTCCCTTCAGCCTGCTATACTTTGACGCTCCAGCTTTATGAGCCTATAGAAGGCCGTAATCTGCCGTTAATGGAGGGGGACGAAATCCTATCCCTCGGCGAAGTTTGCCTGAAGCCGCTTCAGTGATCTACATTGTGACCCTGCAGATGAGCTCTGGCCAATTTCAGGGAAGCGCTGAAGATGCTGGTTCTCAACAGGCCAGGGTCGCCGCAGCATGAAGCAGCACGCAGCAGAAATTCTGGCCAGCATTATGTTTTATCCTGTCCTGGGTGCGCCACTGGTTGAACCAGCGGATATACGGGCATTAACCGGTCCTCATCCAGCGGCGAACCCTGTTTTCCACCAGGGACGATACCTTTCCTTCCGCCTCCAGTATATCCAGATGCCCGATTACTTCCGAGATGGCCAGGAAACGGTTGATGGGGTCCAGATGCGGAAAAAGTTCAAGGGAAATTTCGTAGGGGGTGCGTGGCCCTTTCTGAAGAACTTTGAGGATTTCCTGTCCCCGCTGGTGGTGAAATCTCAGGCGCTGGTCAATTAAACCAGGAACGTCTTCCACAGGCGGGCCATGGCCTGGAAGGGCCAGCGCTACTGGCAGGGCTGCAATCCGATGTAGCTGGCGGATGTAATCTGCCAGGCGGGAGGGTCGCTTTTCTCCTTCTCGTTCCGGTGGCTCCACAACAGGATTAGAGGATATGTCTCGCAGGAGATGGTCGCTGGAGATAAGGAGCCGCCGTTGGGGCTGGTAGAGACATATGAGCCCCCCGGCGTGGCCTGGCGTGTGCAGGACGACCCACTCTTCATCGCCAAGCCTGACGGTATCCCCATCGTCCAGTGCACCGGTCGGGCGGACCGGAGAAGCAAAGACGGTTATTTGCCTCCGGGCTCGGTCCACCTGCTGAGCTTCCTCCAGGGGCATTCCGGCTTCCCGCACAAGGGCGCTGTGGAAAGCCAGCCAGCGCTCCCGTTCCACTTCATGATCGGCCATCAAAGCAAAGTTAAAACGGTGGGTCAGGACTTCCGGACCAAACTCTTCCGCCAGGGTTCCGGCTAACCCATAGTGATCACTGTGGGCGTGAGTGAGGATCAGACGACCCAGATCGGCAAGGCGGAAGCCCTTTACCGCCAGAGCCCTTTCCAGAGCTTCCCGGGCAGGTCCATACCGGGGCCCGACGTCTATCAACGTCAGGGGATTGCCCTCAGCCAGATACAGGTTTACCGGTCCCACCGGAAAAGGGGTAGGGACCTGAAGGGTGTGAAGGTATGGTGGGAGGGAAGATTGCCAGGAGGTATCTTTCATCTCTGTTGACGAGAGGCGTAGTATTCGCCGTATTTTTTGTCGGTTTTGGCGATATGGGTATAGAGCCAGGAAATGACGAAGGCCACCAGTTCTCGGGCGGCCTTCTGGTCTCCCTGGTCGTATCGCTTCCGGGCTGATAGCACCTCTTCCTTAAGATGCTGATGGGTCTTCCGGTGATCCTCCAGGTCGGGGTAGCCAATCTCCGCCATGAATTGCTCTTCTGCGTTAAAGTGGAAGGAGGTATATTCTTCCACACCCTGGAAGAGCTTCCGGATGCCCTCTTCCCGTTCTCCGCGCTCTACGGCATCGTAGAATTCGTTAAGAATTTCTATCCATCGCTTGTGCTGCTCAT
This portion of the Anaerolineae bacterium genome encodes:
- a CDS encoding undecaprenyl/decaprenyl-phosphate alpha-N-acetylglucosaminyl 1-phosphate transferase — encoded protein: MISFPIVFGTAFLISFLLTPLTIPLGFKVGAVDVPGGRKAHSGIKSRLGGIALFLSFALAVTLTLILPASMLPPRNDPKELTRLTGVMLGSLFIFLIGLLDDKFNLKPPFQLLSQLAVSLIAIAFLVFIERVMNPFTNQLVIFPFPLVIAFTIFWISGMINTVNFLDGLDGLATGVGAITSAVLALHMWREGQLSVVPLPLALLGSTLGFLPYNFHPARVFMGSCGAFFLGYALGTLSIVAGAKVATILLVMGVPIMDVAWIIFQRLRSRSSIFQADRRHLHHRLYDLGFSQRQIVLAYYGVSLFFGILVFVLPSRLYKLLALLLLWAITSVLFWLLTLKGEKGGNRLRHHGG
- a CDS encoding MBL fold metallo-hydrolase encodes the protein MKDTSWQSSLPPYLHTLQVPTPFPVGPVNLYLAEGNPLTLIDVGPRYGPAREALERALAVKGFRLADLGRLILTHAHSDHYGLAGTLAEEFGPEVLTHRFNFALMADHEVERERWLAFHSALVREAGMPLEEAQQVDRARRQITVFASPVRPTGALDDGDTVRLGDEEWVVLHTPGHAGGLICLYQPQRRLLISSDHLLRDISSNPVVEPPEREGEKRPSRLADYIRQLHRIAALPVALALPGHGPPVEDVPGLIDQRLRFHHQRGQEILKVLQKGPRTPYEISLELFPHLDPINRFLAISEVIGHLDILEAEGKVSSLVENRVRRWMRTG
- a CDS encoding phospholipid carrier-dependent glycosyltransferase is translated as MKGRGLVLVIILLGFGLRLWGLSSQPIWWDEARNIVVASRPLREIPTSGELDIHPPLYFFLLHFWMSIGGWQSPYSAITLDESGIPHDQAFAFFLRFLSVIFGTLSLPLCFTLGKELGGQTLALVATIALSLAPFWLLEAQQIRMYTVMLVFLLASGAMLWKGVREEKAWPFAAFGISAALSLLTHYSAFWVLVGWGIFLAPWALRRGLRGLSLAGLALVATIVIFSPQLPRALSQTLGYANPNLTVPAFSSFLRELLGALGAHPEIAGTLAAAGAFGLLLSGLRREALFLLSWLMVSTVLYYTSFFQKGGAFEPRYIAGISPALYLLIGAISRYHQKAGWALGLTIAGLFLRGFLKETRAPSFIREDSRALASYLYSCTSPADVIITDAPFPLNLYWPGFSPDQKGFARAHYLFADLYTLPETLSKITEGKKHAVLIHWFKSDADPRGLVKLLLDKHGELLEEVSFTGYQVWRYRLPEGKIPFTLTPSPEEVEVKFGDGLTLERADWGGREPNPVSLSPDLVSAAPGHKIWVALYWHLSHPTREPLKVAGYLRDERGLTLSQDDRWLLNDRHLRTPFWGSGNQSWVFLSIPVPPGTLPGRYWLYIAVYEENSGQRLPILDQAGNPAGTELKLGEVEILKPLRPFLPSELKIPFPLRAEWGNIAFLGHGGIPSELAPGQPLLFKSFWEALVSVGSGSVEFTLLDERGNPAVRWEKALRGAAGSEGAWWEWIELQIPPDISPGRYRLALGEKVFLGEITIKGRPHLFSPPSILNPLEIAFGQGIVLRGYEIHWHSGSVKVTLLWQCRERIAESYTVFTHILDAEGRYLAGHDSPPDGGKAPTNSWLPGEFILDVHEIPLPSGFKDGRYFLEVGLYDSSEEGLPRLHTLDGKDSVLLPLNP
- a CDS encoding bacteriohemerythrin; the encoded protein is MKIQWTEELSVGVPQMDEQHKRWIEILNEFYDAVERGEREEGIRKLFQGVEEYTSFHFNAEEQFMAEIGYPDLEDHRKTHQHLKEEVLSARKRYDQGDQKAARELVAFVISWLYTHIAKTDKKYGEYYASRQQR